TATTGGCGACCGCGATGTTAGATCGATTACTGCATCATTCCATCATTTTCAACCTAAAGGGGGAAAGCTATCGATTACGGGAAAAGAGGCTCCAACAAGAAAAACAGAAGGATCAATGAGGTCCTTCTGGGGAATTTTGAAAAAAAATAATCGGCCTTGACAGAGTAAAATGTAACTTGATGTTCAATAATGAAAAAGATATGATGTATATAAAGAAAAGATGACAATAGTTGGGGAAACTAGAGGTATGTTTAATGAGGTACTTTATTGGTTATCATGGTACTAGCTCAGTCTTTGCTGAAAAAATTCTACGCACAAATTTTATCGTGGATCACACAAAAGTTGGCTGGTTAGGGACAGGTATTTACCTGTTTGAAGAAAATCAGGAATTAGCTCGTTCATGGGCTAATTATAAGTACTCTAATAGTAAAAAGGGAGTAATTAGGTGTGAAATAGAAATAGCGGAGGAAGAAGTATTTGATGTTGTAGATCCTCTAGGTGAACATAACAAATTTTTTCATGCTGTAAGAAAACAACTTATTGAACAAGAAATTAAAAAAAGAAATTTACAACTTTGAGCTAAAAACCGAAAGGATTTTGATGGAAAAACATACAATTTTATTTGTAAAGCCAAGCGATTTAAGTTAGTAAGAGCAGCAACATATACCTACCAAAATTATGACAGAATCTTTGGATTAAGTTCCAGAGTGCCAAATGGTGTTGAATTATGTATTAAGGACATAAATTGTATAAAAAACAAGCAGCTTGTATAGTGAGGTGGAAAGAAATGATGAACGCTGAATTAGAAGCAAAAAAGCTATTTGAGTCTTTATCGGATGAAGAATTAATACAATTGCTTCAAGAATCCGGCTTCGAAGTGATAAAAGGGAACGGTGAAGTTATTTATACAGAATCTAATGAGTATGTTAATGTTGTTAGTGGCAAGGTAACGGTCAAATTTAATCCGAAAAACCCAACGGCGGAAAAGCCAACAAAAATGGATTCTTTCCCTTTTGCTTGTTAATTTATGGTATAGGAGTATTCATGATGAAGGATGCAGTTAGTGTATTACGATTTCATACTTATTCTGTAGATGAAATGGTCTATCGTAGAAATTACGACTTCTTTTCAAGCGAGCAAGAAATTGAACTTGACTTTCATTTAGAGGCAAAAGCAATTCTCTCCGATGAGAATGATAAATCAATCATTATCTTGACCTGTGAGATCTTTAGCGATGATTTTGAAAAAAATAATGTTCCTTTTTATTTAAAGACAACCGTAAGAGGATTCTTTACATGTAGTGAGGAAGTAAACATTGAGGACTTTCAGTTTCATGGCATGGCCATTTTATTGCCGTACGTTAGATCAATCATAACAAGTTTTACTGCCCAATCAGGTATTAATCCAGTTATTTTGCCACCTATAAATGTATATAAGGTTTTTGGGAAATCAGAAACTGAATAACCCCTCAAATATTTAATAATATTGAGTTAAAACTAAATACGGGTCTAAGCATAACAAAAGAGTCAACCTTTGCTGTTGACTCTTTTGTTATTATATGTCAGTACACTCATATGGG
The Bacillus alveayuensis genome window above contains:
- a CDS encoding hypothetical protein (product_source=Hypo-rule applied; cath_funfam=3.90.228.10; superfamily=56399) — translated: MGKLEVCLMRYFIGYHGTSSVFAEKILRTNFIVDHTKVGWLGTGIYLFEENQELARSWANYKYSNSKKGVIRCEIEIAEEEVFDVVDPLGEHNKFFHAVRKQLIEQEIKKRNLQL
- a CDS encoding TolB-like protein (product_source=COG5616; cog=COG5616; superfamily=51206); translation: MMNAELEAKKLFESLSDEELIQLLQESGFEVIKGNGEVIYTESNEYVNVVSGKVTVKFNPKNPTAEKPTKMDSFPFAC
- a CDS encoding preprotein translocase subunit SecB (product_source=KO:K03071; cath_funfam=3.10.420.10; cog=COG1952; ko=KO:K03071; pfam=PF02556; superfamily=54611), with amino-acid sequence MKDAVSVLRFHTYSVDEMVYRRNYDFFSSEQEIELDFHLEAKAILSDENDKSIIILTCEIFSDDFEKNNVPFYLKTTVRGFFTCSEEVNIEDFQFHGMAILLPYVRSIITSFTAQSGINPVILPPINVYKVFGKSETE